The DNA region TAAAAACTATCACGAGTATGTGCTGTTTGTACTTTTTGCCCAGAATAAACTAACACTGTTCCTTTCAAAACATAACCAAAAATCTGACCCTCAAATGGTAATATACGTTCTGATTTTCCTTGCGGCTTAATTTGAATTAAAATTGGTTCTAATTCATTTACTTGCGCATTAGGAACTAATCATTCAATTCGATAATTATTTTGTTTAACTTCAAAATGTTCTTCTGCTGCATAAACAAATTTTCTATTTTTTTCTTGTTTAAAAAAATCTGCTAAGTTGGTGCCTAAAACTTCTAAAATACTTTGTAGTGTTTCAATACTCGGAGAAGAAATATCGCGTTCAAGTTGACTAATAAAACCTTTCGTTAATTCACAACGATTTGCTAATTCTTCAATTGTTAAATTATTTTTTTGACGTAATAGTTTAATTTTCTCTCCTAGTAACATAGACAACCCCCCCCCTTTGGTAATTTTGTTTAGTTATACTAAACTTTTTTTAAATTATGGCAACATTAATTATAAAAAAAACAAAAAAAATATCAATAGTTTTGATGATATTTTTTATTTTACATTTTGTAATCAAAGTGCAAAACATTAAATATAACAATGTTTATTAAACAAATATTTAGTTATGATATGATAAAATTGATTAATTTTGTTAAGAAAAATCAGAATGTAGAAAATTATTTTATTAGTAAGGAATTTATTCCTTTTACAACAGATAAAGCAAGTTTTATTAATTTACCCAATCATAATCGTCATATCGGGGTTTGATTGAGTAATAAGTTTATTTATCAGATTGAAAAATATTCAGAACAAGTAGCAATCGGTTTGATTTATAATAATTCTTATCCTATTATAAAGTATGATGAAAATTTAAAGCGAAATATTTGAAAATATTTAACTGGAACAGTCTTAATCAATTTATATAATCAATATAAACAAAATTATTTTATACAAATGAAAAAAGTATTATTTTCAAGTTAACATCAAAAAGTAAAAACAAATAATAATAATTTAATAAATTAAAGTGATGAAAAAGTACAACAATTAATTAATGACTTAGAAAGTTTAAATTAAATGAGTTTATATGATTATTGAGTTCAATTTGTTAGTTAAATTATTGGTGCAAATGCGCCCCTGAGTTTTTATATGTTATATCGTTTGTGTTATTTATTGTTTTGTTTTTTGGAATGTTTTTTAAACTTATTCAAAAAATGTGGAGTTTTTAAAAATGCAAAATGATTGAATTAAATTAAAAGAGTTTTTTATTCATTTCTTTTTGTTTATAGATAAAACAAATGTTGAAACTATTACAACTTGAAATTTAACTCAAAATGAATATTTAACTTTAATGGTTGGTATTTGAATTGTTATTTTGTTATTAACTTGGTTTTTCTTGTGAATGGTTTTTAAGATAGTTAGGTATTTTAAATAATGAAAAAGTTTATATTTTTCTTTAAAAACTATTGTTATATTAGTGGTTCAATGATTTTGTATAGTTTGGTTAATTTATTATTTTGGATAATTTCTTTGTACTGTGTTGGTTTAGTATTTTGAATATTATTTGCTTTACAATATGTTTATTTTGTGTGATGATTATGAAAAAATATTTTTTATCAGTTAAATACTTTTTGTTTAGTTCAGTTTATTTGAGATAATATGTTATCAGTTATTATTCGAAAGTTAGGTACCGGTAAAACATTACTTTTAAATTATTTATTGCAAACCATGAAATTATTAACAGATGAAATTTATAGTAATTATCCGTTAGAAGATGAAAAAGTTAAAGTTTTAACATTTAAAAATTTAGATTTTACCGATGGAACAAAACCAGTCCCACCCGATTATAGTGTTATTTTATTTGATGAAAGTTATTTGTATATTGATGGAACTAGTCCTCACGATGAGAAAAAAGTTCATAGTGGTAAAATACCGTGAATTGTTTTAGCGAGACATTTTGGTAATCGTGCGTTGTTTACTGCTCAGCGTGAGGATATGATTTGAAATAATATTAACCAGTTAGCAAGTGGAATTATTATTCCAATTTCATTGAAAAAACCAGTTATTAAGAAGGGGGTTTAATTTTTTAACCGTTTCTTTATTATGCGAATTGGAATTTTTCAAGATATTACCGATTATGAAATTTGAAAAAAAATCAGTAGAACAAACAGCATAAGGTAAACGAGCAAAACATAAGTCGGATGTTGGGTTAGGGATTCGGTTTTTTAAAATAATTATTCCGCTTGAATTTGCTAATAAGTTGATAGTCAATGGTTAAAATTTGTGCTTGATTAAAAAAATGATGAAATTTTTAATAAAAAAGAATATTATTGGTCGGAAATAACAAAATTGAGTGTTAAAGAGCGATTGGAGTTATTTGATATTGATATTTTGAAAAAAAATTTAAAACCTAAAAAAGAGAAAAGAAACAAGAAAGATGATTAATTTATTAGATGAAAATAATAATAGTAATTGAGACAAGATTTTTAGTATTGTTTTTGATATATTTTTGTTTATTTTTGATGTAATTTGAAATACAAAATTACCGATGACAAATACGTCAATTGCTTATTTTTTAATATTTTTTATGGTTATTAAATTATCGATTTATGCAATTCACGGGACATCAACACAATATAATAATTTAGGTTTAACAGTTAATAGTGGTGTTTCGCAAATATATTATTCAACAGTTCGCGGTGTTTCTGATACTAAACAAAATATGCAAAAACATAATAAAAATCGTAAATAATTTAAAATTAATCGTAATAAAAAACAATTATCAAGTTTAGCAAAACAAGCAAAAACAAGAGAACAAGGATATAGGAGAGTGCATAAATAATGATTAAATTAGTTTTATTGGTGGCAGCAATTGCGATATTTGGTACTGATTTTATTACTATTATTATTAATCAATTTACATCAGCAAAAAATATTATTATGGATTTATATAATTCTGATACTTGGTTGATTTGATTATTTGGCAGAATGGCAATTTTGTTTAGTCATCCGTTAATGTTAACGATATCGAGTTTATATATTGTTGGGTTTATTGTTTCAAAAACATTGTATAGTTAGGAGTTGAATTTATGAAAAAATCGTTATCTTTATTTGCCATATTTATTTTAATTTTTTTAGGTTTGGTTATTACATTGTTACTTTAACGGCGTTTAGACCGTTAAATGAGAAGCATTATACGCTTAAAAAAGAAAATATTATAGTACTAATAAAGGTATTAATTGACCGCGTAAAATATTCAGTTGATATAAATTTACCAAAAACTAAGAAAAAGATAGATATAAAATTATATCTTTTTTAATTATGTTAAAATCGTAGATAACCTTGCTTAGTTTAAAAAAATAACAGCAAAACCAGTCAAATAAAACTCTCCTACTTGGAATGTAGTAAAACCAAGCAAGCGAGGATAAACAATATAGGGGTGGCCGTACCGCTACGACATAATGCAGGCAATTCTTTTAGGCAATATAAAAGAGTTATTGTGGTTTGGGGATAAATCTTTAACATGCAATGGTTAAAGGGTAAGTGTTACACAATAAAAAAATTTAGAAATCTTACTATTTGTAAGGAGGATTTGAAAGTGTCTTTAAAAGAACTCTGTTGAAAAGAGTTAAAAATTAAATTAATTGTCGACAATGTTGAGCGTTATAAAGAAAATCGTTATCCAAGAGTTAAGTTAAATGAAAATTATTGAAAACAAGTTATAACACAAGAAAAACCATTTAATAAAGTTGATAATAAGTATTATTTTGTTGTGCGACGTGGTGATAAAAATGATGATTGAAAAATTATTAAATTTAACAATAATGAAAAAATTAAAAGATGACATCCAAAAACTTTGGATGTACAAAATAATATTAAACTTTGCTTAACTAACTATGCAGAAATTCCAATTGATATTGATTTATCAATTGATGCAAGCACAATTAATCGTTGAAAAGATGATATAAAAAATAATTATTTTAAAGCAGTTTATCGTTGGGATGGCGTTGGTGAACCAGGAATCCCAACCATTAATAAAAACACTGGTGAGGTTATATTGTAGCAGAATACTTATCAACAAAATTGCGTAAAAAACTTTATTAATTTATTTTTATATGCTTTTTTATCTGAAAATATTATAGTTCAACAAAGTGGTAATGCGGATTATGAAAATCCTAATAAGGTTGGAACAAAGCGGATAATTTTTGATTTTGAAACGGTTGATGAGTTGGATGTTAAAAATATTAAAAAAGCAATTTATCGGATGATTTTGACTGTTGATGAATCAAATTTAATTATTTCCGGCAGTTTGGAATTAAATAATATTAATAATTATGATTTAAGTTTTAATTTTAGTTTTATGCAAACGATAACGGGTGAAGTTTTTAATTTTAATGGTTAAATTTATTCATCATTAAATAGTAAAGGTTTAAAATATTATCAACAATTTAGCGGTCAGTTTGATTTATCTAAGTTTTTACAGTCGTTTTTTTTGCAAGTGCGTTGGTGCCAGTGTTTCAAAATCGTAGTTCGTTTATTGAAAATTGATATATTGATAATTTACAGTATGATATTGTTTTAGTTAACTTTTTTGCGTTGAAATTGCAAAATTTTAATAATATTTTGTTGAGTGAAAATATTAACTATAAATTACAATTTGATAAATTATTAAGTAGTATGTTTAATATTTCACAGAAATTTTATACTAATTATTTACGCACGATTTTTGATTTAGAAAATAATACTTATGTTCAAGATTATAATAAAAAATATGGTTTATTAGTAAATAATGGTTTTAAAATTTATCCACGATATTTTTATTTTTCGGATAATGATATGTACCGATATTATAATTTTAATTTTGGTATTTATAACTGACAAGAAATTAATAACGGTGGGTTGTTCCCCGATAAACAATGATGACAGGTGCAATATGTAACGCCCGCGGGTTGATGAGATTTTGGTGCTCATATTAAAAATGCGGTCATTTGAATTGTTAATACTATTCCGGGAATTAAACAAGTTAACGAATTAGCGAGCGGTGTTGGTAACGTTTTTGAAGCAGTATATAGTTTTTTTAGTGAAATATTTGAAGTATGAAAATTTAATCCTGCATTGTATAGTATAATAAAAAATATATTTTTATTAATTATTTTTATGAAATTTGTGCGATTAATATAAAAAAGGAACTGTTATTCAGTTCCTTTTTGTTCTTTTCAATCAATAATTTCACTAGTATTCTTGTTAATAGTTGGTAATTGTGGTTCACCAACGCCATCCCAACGATAAACTGCTTTAAAATAATTATTTTTTATATCATCTTTTCAACGATTAATTGTGCTTGCATCAATTGATAAATCAATATCAATTGGAATTTCTGCATAGTTAGTTAAGCAAAGTTTAATATTATTTTGTACATCCAAAGTTTTTGGATGTCATCTTTTAATTTTTTCATTATTGTTAAATTTAATAATTTTTCAATCATCATTTTTATCACCACGTCACACAACAAAATAATACTTATTATCAACTTTATTAAATGGTTTTTCTTGTGCTATAACTTGTTTTCAATTACTGCCTTCTGGTGGTTGTTGTTGATTATCTGGTAGTTCTGGTTTATTATCTTCTTTGTTTTTATTATTATTTTCTTTATTACAACTGATTAATGTTATTGTGCTTGTTGCTGTTAATTCGATTGCTCCTATTATGCTAAGTCATTTTTTCATATATATTGTTCCTTTTTATTGTTTTATATATAATTGATTTTATCATATATTAATTATATATCAATTATTCGTATTAAATATTAAAAATTTTATAAGTTAATGAAAGGTATATAAATGTTATGTATAGTCATTTAAGTTTTATGGATAAGGTTAAATTAGAACAATTATTATTATTATTAAAAATTTTTTTAAAAAAGAATGGTAAACAAAATATTTCTGTAATTACTAAATGTTTGAATAGACATCGTAGTATTATTTTACGAGAAATTAAAAATTTTAAAAATATTGATGAATATAGTGCTTATAAGTCAGATAAAATGTATTATAAGAAAAGAAAAAACAATAATAAAAGATGTAAATTTATGGAAGAGCAGATTAATTTTATGAAAATTAGACTTAATAAATATCGTGATTCTCCGAGAGAATTTATTTATCGTTATTTTTTAAAATAAAACATTGTATAAATGAATTTGTTTGGGTTTTTATGGATTTTTAAAACAAAATTTACGATATCGTGATAAAAAATTTAAAACAAAAGGAAAAAAAGATAATCGTGGTAAATTAACTGATTTTAAGTCAATTTGAGATATTGAAAATAAAGTTTCTAACGTTTGATGATTTGAAATGGATACAGTCGTTGGAAAAAACCACCTATCTAGTAATTTGGTTTTAGTAGAACAATCAAGTAAAAATTATTTTGTAATGAAATTAAAAAATCATACTGCTAGGGAAGTTGAAAAAAGTTTAAAGATATTGTTATAAACAATAATTTAATTGGGAAAATTAAAGGCGTAATAACTGACAGAAAAAAGAATTTAGTGAATGACTATAAATGGAAATATTTGCTGAAACACAAGTATATTTTTGTAATGCTGGTAAACCTCGTCAAAAACCTTTAATTGAAAATATAAATGGTGAGTTTAGAAAATTATTTCCTCTTGGAACTGATTTTAATAATATTAGTCAACAAAAAAATAAATTGAGTAGTTAATAATGTAATAAATGATAAACTCCGGCCATGTTTAAATTGAATAAGTTCTAAAGAAATGTTTTTGCAAAATATATAAACAATAAATATTTAAAAATGTATATTAAATTATAAAATATGTAATTAATATATTATTTAATTAATAAAGATTTGTTGTACTTAATTTTACATAATTTATTTTTTAAAATATTTATTAATTGCTTTTGCTACTCCTGAACGACGATAATGGGCAGTTGTATCATCAGAAATATTTTTAATATCCGCTTTAGCATTTCCCATCGCAATTCCAACGCCAGCTCATTTTAACATTTCATAATCATTTGAACCATCACCCATCGCAATAATTTCTGATGGTTGAATATTATATATTTTAGAAATATATTCTAAAGCATATTTTTTGTCACTATCCTTTGGACTAATTTCTAAATTTAAACTTTGATTTGGCAAATATGACCAATCAAAAATATTAAATTCATATTTTACTAAAAGTTTTGCTTTAAATTTTAGAACATTCTCTTTTTTACCACTAACAACAAACTTGTAAGCTTGGTCATGTAAAGTAGTAGGATCATATACTAATATTCTTTTTCGTTTTGTGTGAAAACTCATTCATTTAGTCATCAAACTATGCTTAGTATTAACATAAGCAAAATGTTTATTCTTAACGGAATATGATCATAATTGAATTTTACACTTATTAGCAAGATAAAAAACATTTATTAATTCATTATTAGAAAAAAAATTTTGTTGAAGAATTTTTTCTTTCGCAAAATCATAAATTATGCCACCATTAAAACCAATTACTGGCATTTTATTTTCAATAATGCCTAATTTTTTTGCAACTTTTCTAATAGCACCAATACTACGCCCAGTTGCAATAATCACTTTAATCCCATTTGCCAATGCTCACTTAATTGCTGCAACATTTTGCTTTGAAATTCGATTTCTCCTTGCTGTTGTACCATCCAAATCAAGAGCAATTAACTTATATTTCATTAGTTTTTCTCCTCTTATTCTTTTTGTTAATTATATCTAAAAATTAAACATATGGTAAATATTTTATTAAACTTTGAACTTTATCTAATCTTTCTCATGGTAGTTCAGTATGGTAACGACCAAAATGCCCATAAGTTGCCGTTTGTTGATAAATTGGTTTTTGTAAATCTAACGTTTTAATCATTGCTTGGGGGCGAAAATCAAAATTTTTTTTAATCGCCTTCAATATAATATCATTTGCAACAAAATTAGTTCCAAATGTTTCAACAAAAATTGAAATCGGTTCAGCAACTCCAATCGCATAAGATAATTGAATCTCACATCGTTCAGTTAATCCTGCCGCAACAATATTCTTTGCAACATAACGAGCCATATATGCTGCTGAACGATCAACTTTTGTTCCATCTTTTCCCGAAAAAGCACCACCACCATGCCGTGCATAGCCACCATATGTATCAACAATAATTTTTCGCCCTGTTAACCCAGCGTCACCTTTTGCTCCACCAATTACAAATCGACCAGTTGGATTAATTAAAACTTTAAAATCTAAATTCATTTTAAATTCTTGCACAACTGGTTCCATAATTTTCGTAATAACAAAGTGTTTAAATTTAGCTTCATCAATATCTTCATCATGCTGAATTGACATTAAGATTGTATCAATATAAATATGTTTAGCATTTGTTATGTCTAACGTTACTTGTGATTTCATATCTGGTCGTGCCCCAATAAACATTCCTTTTTTACGAAGCATACTTGCTCGCTTTACTAAAGCATGAGCAATAGAAATTGCTAACGGCATATAATTATCTGATTCATTTGTTGCATAACCAAACATAATTCCTTGGTCACCAGCTCCAGCATTATCAACACCAAGTGAAATATCTGGTGATTGTGTTTTAACTAATATTTCAACTTCACAAGTTTGTCAATCAATTCCACATTCTGCATCATTATAACCAATTTCTTTTAATACTTTACGTGCTACATTGGCATAATCAACTTTTGCTTTTGTTGTAATCTCACCACCAATAATAACCCGGTTTATTGTAATAAAGCATTCACATGCTACCCGTGATAAGGGATCTTCTTTTAAGCATGCGTCTAAAACAGCATCTGAAATTTGATCACAAATCTTATCAGGATGCCCTTCTGATACTGATTCTGATGTAAATAAAATTCGCTCTTTTCTCATCTTTTTTCTTCTCCTTAATCATAAATAAAACCACATCAGAATAATGTGGCATTAATAACAATATGTTTACATATAAATTAATAGTTAAGTTCTATTCAATAACTAATAAATCTTATTGGTAGCATATCATTTTGCCCTGCTAAAAGCACCTTCTAGTTAAATATAGGGTTGCTAGTGGATCATTGCTTAGCGTACTAACCACTTCTGAATAAGTTTTATGTTGTTACTTGACAATGACAACAAGTATATTATAACTTAAAAATTAGTTAATTTTAATTTAAATTAATTATTTCGGTAAGAATTTCAACACTAATATTTTGATTAGTGAATAAATAATGTTTTGCTGTTTCAATTTTTTTTATTTTAACTGGTCTATTATTAATTAAAGTTACTTGTTTTGTATCATAAAATTTATCAACCTCTGCTTGTAATATTAAAGTTTTTACTTTAAGATTATTAATTTGTTTTACTATCTTTTTATTAAGATAATTAAATTGTAAAATTTGATTTAAAAAATAAGTTTGTTCTTTTTCCATCATTAAAGTACTATAATCTTCATTTTGACTTAAAAGTTGATAATCAATATGAATTTTAAGAGTTTTGTTTAAATTAAATAAAAAACCAAATCCAATCCCAATTTTGCTAATCATTGAAAATCTTATTCCATTTAAATTTGTAATTGGATTAACAAAAACAATTTTTTCAATTAATGGTTTTTGTTTCAATAATAAATTAATTAAACCACATGAAAATCCTTCTAATAATAAAATAATTCTTTGTTGTTCATATTTATTTTTTAATGCTGTAATTACGTCAATAATATCATTCACTAAAACTCCAACATTTTTAATACTAGTTGGCACATTATCTCCGACATTGCGTTGATTAAAAGCAATTACTGAAACTTTATTCTTAGCTAATATTTCATTATTAATTAAACCAGTAAAATTTTCCTTACTACCATATAAATCATGAACTGCTAAAATAATATCCCGACCATTTTTATCAATTGTTCCTAATGTTGATAATTCATATTGATCAGAAGTAATAAAGTATTTATGTTCGATATATTCCGGTAATTGAATTTCTCATCGTTTTGTTTTCTTGTTTAAAAGACGATAACAACGTAGAAAAAAATAACAACACAAAAAAATTCCTAAAATACTACAAACAACAATAATTATTACATTTGTTTTAATTAAACTAGTCATTTAAGTTACTCCTTTATTATCCTAAAAAATCAGTTTCATTTTCTGGATGAATTAAAATTCGTTCAACTTTTACTGCTTGGTTAGTTTTATCATCTACTTGTAATCATACCGCTGAAAAAATTAATTTATCATTTTCAGCTGCTGGTTCAAAACGCACTGGTAAACCAGTTTTTTCCTTAAGAATAATTTCTTCTGGATTTGCCCCAATAATTGAATTATAACTACCACACATACCAACATCGGTAATATATGCTGTTCCTTTTGGCAATATTCGATTATCTGCTGTTTGAACATGAGTGTGCGTTCCAAAAAAACCAGTAATAATACCATCATAATTCCAAGCAAAAGCTAATTTTTCTGCACTAGCTTCGGCATGAAAATCAACAAAATGAAGATCACTATCATTATTATTAATAATTTCTTCAAAAATTGTGTATGGATTATCTACTGGGTCCATAAAACTACGACCTATTAAATTAGTCACACGAATCTTTTTATTATTAATATTAATAACAACTGTGCCTTTACCAGGTGTAAACGAATTCATATTTGCTGGTTTTAATAAATTATTTACTTCTTCAATATAATTTAAAACTTCTGGATTACGAAAAATATGATTTCCGGAAGTAATAATATTAATCCCCATTTCTTTTAATTCATTATAATGATGCTTTGATAAAGATTTCCCATGGGTAGTATTTTCACCATTTGCAATAATTAAATCAAGCTTATATTTTTTTATTATTTGTGGCAAATATTTATTAACAGCTGTCCGTCCAGCTTGTGCATAAATATCACCAATCATTAAAATATTCATTTTATTTTCTCCTTAATCACTATCAATTTTTTTTAATTTTTTTATTAATCCAGCACATTCCTTAATATTTTTAAATTCTTGATAAATGATATCTCGCTGATGTTGCTTATAACCTAATTTTAAGTTATTTTCAAATTTATGCAAAGCATTTGTAATTTTTACCAATGAATCATAAACAGCATTACGCGAAACATTTTTTAAACCTGCAATTTCACTTAATGAATAATCATCAAAAAAATATAATTCAAAATATTTTATTTGCTTTGTTGTTAATAATTTCCAATATAATTCATATAAAAGAATTAACTCATTTGAGTTTGCCAAAT from Spiroplasma kunkelii CR2-3x includes:
- a CDS encoding helix-turn-helix domain-containing protein; translated protein: MLLGEKIKLLRQKNNLTIEELANRCELTKGFISQLERDISSPSIETLQSILEVLGTNLADFFKQEKNRKFVYAAEEHFEVKQNNYRIEWLVPNAQVNELEPILIQIKPQGKSERILPFEGQIFGYVLKGTVLVYSGQKVQTAHTRDSFYLYGNNQHYLKNETNEIVEVLWISTPPIF
- a CDS encoding DUF2649 family protein, whose amino-acid sequence is MQNDWIKLKEFFIHFFLFIDKTNVETITTWNLTQNEYLTLMVGIWIVILLLTWFFLWMVFKIVRYFK
- a CDS encoding lipoprotein, which codes for MKKWLSIIGAIELTATSTITLISCNKENNNKNKEDNKPELPDNQQQPPEGSNWKQVIAQEKPFNKVDNKYYFVVWRGDKNDDWKIIKFNNNEKIKRWHPKTLDVQNNIKLCLTNYAEIPIDIDLSIDASTINRWKDDIKNNYFKAVYRWDGVGEPQLPTINKNTSEIIDWKEQKGTE
- a CDS encoding Cof-type HAD-IIB family hydrolase translates to MKYKLIALDLDGTTARRNRISKQNVAAIKWALANGIKVIIATGRSIGAIRKVAKKLGIIENKMPVIGFNGGIIYDFAKEKILQQNFFSNNELINVFYLANKCKIQLWSYSVKNKHFAYVNTKHSLMTKWMSFHTKRKRILVYDPTTLHDQAYKFVVSGKKENVLKFKAKLLVKYEFNIFDWSYLPNQSLNLEISPKDSDKKYALEYISKIYNIQPSEIIAMGDGSNDYEMLKWAGVGIAMGNAKADIKNISDDTTAHYRRSGVAKAINKYFKK
- the metK gene encoding methionine adenosyltransferase, which translates into the protein MRKERILFTSESVSEGHPDKICDQISDAVLDACLKEDPLSRVACECFITINRVIIGGEITTKAKVDYANVARKVLKEIGYNDAECGIDWQTCEVEILVKTQSPDISLGVDNAGAGDQGIMFGYATNESDNYMPLAISIAHALVKRASMLRKKGMFIGARPDMKSQVTLDITNAKHIYIDTILMSIQHDEDIDEAKFKHFVITKIMEPVVQEFKMNLDFKVLINPTGRFVIGGAKGDAGLTGRKIIVDTYGGYARHGGGAFSGKDGTKVDRSAAYMARYVAKNIVAAGLTERCEIQLSYAIGVAEPISIFVETFGTNFVANDIILKAIKKNFDFRPQAMIKTLDLQKPIYQQTATYGHFGRYHTELPWERLDKVQSLIKYLPYV
- a CDS encoding serine aminopeptidase domain-containing protein; amino-acid sequence: MTSLIKTNVIIIVVCSILGIFLCCYFFLRCYRLLNKKTKRWEIQLPEYIEHKYFITSDQYELSTLGTIDKNGRDIILAVHDLYGSKENFTGLINNEILAKNKVSVIAFNQRNVGDNVPTSIKNVGVLVNDIIDVITALKNKYEQQRIILLLEGFSCGLINLLLKQKPLIEKIVFVNPITNLNGIRFSMISKIGIGFGFLFNLNKTLKIHIDYQLLSQNEDYSTLMMEKEQTYFLNQILQFNYLNKKIVKQINNLKVKTLILQAEVDKFYDTKQVTLINNRPVKIKKIETAKHYLFTNQNISVEILTEIINLN
- a CDS encoding TIGR00282 family metallophosphoesterase, with product MNILMIGDIYAQAGRTAVNKYLPQIIKKYKLDLIIANGENTTHGKSLSKHHYNELKEMGINIITSGNHIFRNPEVLNYIEEVNNLLKPANMNSFTPGKGTVVININNKKIRVTNLIGRSFMDPVDNPYTIFEEIINNNDSDLHFVDFHAEASAEKLAFAWNYDGIITGFFGTHTHVQTADNRILPKGTAYITDVGMCGSYNSIIGANPEEIILKEKTGLPVRFEPAAENDKLIFSAVWLQVDDKTNQAVKVERILIHPENETDFLG
- the ylxM gene encoding YlxM family DNA-binding protein, translating into MKDLANSNELILLYELYWKLLTTKQIKYFELYFFDDYSLSEIAGLKNVSRNAVYDSLVKITNALHKFENNLKLGYKQHQRDIIYQEFKNIKECAGLIKKLKKIDSD